The Hoplias malabaricus isolate fHopMal1 chromosome 9, fHopMal1.hap1, whole genome shotgun sequence genome contains a region encoding:
- the LOC136707621 gene encoding CD209 antigen-like protein E isoform X2 — protein MAILQDPPQRGKAQHHHGDPLTQTASKVVTSRHTTERLLLISLCCLFFVLALTLGVLYALGNTLLRGNQATITQLQKRQEELNRTLQGNQETITQLKKIQEELNRTLQEKEINIVQLQTEKKTLQSNVTGNQATITQLKKIQEELNRRFQDKEKEIKKLEAEKQKLSEQLKGDDCCAKGWKYFSGKCYYFSKDKKTWTASRDACVAEGGHLVIASSTEEQDFLNRRILPLNTGHHYYWVGLTDAVTEGDWHWLDGTSLSAKSRMWSSGQPDNWKGPRDKQGENCAAMAPSSTSYGLFDKFCDDSFYRICEAKTQIK, from the exons atggccATTCTTCAAGATCCACCTCAGCGAGGCAAGGCTCAGCATCATCATGGTGACCCCTTGACTCAGACAGCATCAAAGGTTGTAACGTCTAGGCACACTACAGAGAGACTGCTGCTGATTTCTCTGTGTTGTCTCTTCTTTGTTTTGGCCCTCACCTTGGGAGTACTCT ATGCCCTTGGAAACACTTTGCTAAGAG GGAATCAAGCGACTATTacacagctccaaaaaagacAGGAAGAACTTAACAGAACCCTTCAAG GGAATCAGGAGACTATTACACAGCTCAAGAAAATACAGGAAGAACTTAACAGAACTCTTCAAG AAAAAGAAATCAACATTGTGCAGCTtcagacagaaaagaaaacactgcaGAGTAATGTCACAG GAAATCAGGCGACTATTACACAGCTCAAAAAAATACAGGAAGAACTTAACAGAAGGTTTCAAG ataaagagaaagaaattaaGAAGCTTGAGGCAGAAAAGCAAAAGCTGAGTGAACAATTAA AGGGTGATGATTGCTGTGCTAAGGGCTGGAAATACTTCAGTGGGAAGTGCTACTACTTTTCTAAAGATAAAAAGACATGGACTGCCAGTAGAGATGCTTGTGTGGCTGAGGGAGGACACTTGGTGATTGCCAGCAGTACAGAAGAGCAG gaTTTTCTGAATAGGAGGATTTTACCTCTTAATACTGGACACCATTATTACTGGGTTGGTCTGACTGATGCTGTGACGGAGGGAGACTGGCACTGGTTAGATGGAACATCACTCAGTGCTAAATCACG GATGTGGTCCTCAGGCCAGCCTGATAACTGGAAGGGACCGAGAGATAAACAAGGAGAGAACTGTGCTGCAATGGCCCCAAGTAGTACGTCATATGGTTTATTTGACAAATTCTGTGATGACAGTTTTTATCGCATCTGTGaggcaaaaacacaaataaaataa
- the LOC136707621 gene encoding asialoglycoprotein receptor 1-like isoform X1 encodes MAAIYSNVNYRTYQERETGDGEPSKRSSNLNDDILYSQVRRVQPCHSNEIKATDADATYSTVSFPTLDPPQRGKAQHHHGDPLTQTASKVVTSRHTTERLLLISLCCLFFVLALTLGVLYALGNTLLRGNQATITQLQKRQEELNRTLQGNQETITQLKKIQEELNRTLQEKEINIVQLQTEKKTLQSNVTGNQATITQLKKIQEELNRRFQDKEKEIKKLEAEKQKLSEQLKGDDCCAKGWKYFSGKCYYFSKDKKTWTASRDACVAEGGHLVIASSTEEQDFLNRRILPLNTGHHYYWVGLTDAVTEGDWHWLDGTSLSAKSRMWSSGQPDNWKGPRDKQGENCAAMAPSSTSYGLFDKFCDDSFYRICEAKTQIK; translated from the exons ATGGCAGCTATCTACTCCAATGTGAATTATCGAACATATcaggaaagagagacaggagacgGCGAGCCCTCCAAAA GGAGTTCAAATTTGAATGATGACATTTTGTACTCTCAAGTCCGCCGTGTCCAACCATgtcattcaaatgaaataaaagcaaCTGATG CTGATGCCACCTACTCCACAGTGAGCTTCCCTACTCTGG ATCCACCTCAGCGAGGCAAGGCTCAGCATCATCATGGTGACCCCTTGACTCAGACAGCATCAAAGGTTGTAACGTCTAGGCACACTACAGAGAGACTGCTGCTGATTTCTCTGTGTTGTCTCTTCTTTGTTTTGGCCCTCACCTTGGGAGTACTCT ATGCCCTTGGAAACACTTTGCTAAGAG GGAATCAAGCGACTATTacacagctccaaaaaagacAGGAAGAACTTAACAGAACCCTTCAAG GGAATCAGGAGACTATTACACAGCTCAAGAAAATACAGGAAGAACTTAACAGAACTCTTCAAG AAAAAGAAATCAACATTGTGCAGCTtcagacagaaaagaaaacactgcaGAGTAATGTCACAG GAAATCAGGCGACTATTACACAGCTCAAAAAAATACAGGAAGAACTTAACAGAAGGTTTCAAG ataaagagaaagaaattaaGAAGCTTGAGGCAGAAAAGCAAAAGCTGAGTGAACAATTAA AGGGTGATGATTGCTGTGCTAAGGGCTGGAAATACTTCAGTGGGAAGTGCTACTACTTTTCTAAAGATAAAAAGACATGGACTGCCAGTAGAGATGCTTGTGTGGCTGAGGGAGGACACTTGGTGATTGCCAGCAGTACAGAAGAGCAG gaTTTTCTGAATAGGAGGATTTTACCTCTTAATACTGGACACCATTATTACTGGGTTGGTCTGACTGATGCTGTGACGGAGGGAGACTGGCACTGGTTAGATGGAACATCACTCAGTGCTAAATCACG GATGTGGTCCTCAGGCCAGCCTGATAACTGGAAGGGACCGAGAGATAAACAAGGAGAGAACTGTGCTGCAATGGCCCCAAGTAGTACGTCATATGGTTTATTTGACAAATTCTGTGATGACAGTTTTTATCGCATCTGTGaggcaaaaacacaaataaaataa